Below is a genomic region from Taeniopygia guttata chromosome W, bTaeGut7.mat, whole genome shotgun sequence.
taaaaggaagttattaaattatatatatgtatacattaGAGAAGAGAGCAGGATGCAATGCTTTGGATGCTTCTTTGAATACTATTCCAGAAATGTCTTAATAGAGAGCTTCAGACTCTAAAATATAATCTTGCCAAGTAATTATATTCACATATGAGAATAAATTGTTGGGGATTCTGACTTGGCTTTTGAAGGTACCAGTAGCTCCTAACAAAACAAATATCTGAAATTGAGAGCTTTATTGAAATAAGATGAATCTacccagcacagagcatttGAAAGTTAATGTTCagctttgttttaaagaaaggaaaccCTAAACTAAGAACAATCTTGCATTCTAGTCTCAAAGtttgtggagttgtgttttttatgttttattacatttgtattatgtataggtttgttccatgtacccccggttctgtaaTGGTTTCTCCACGGGTTTTCCCGCCTTTCCCTCGCATGTCcgttatccccaaaaatgctaagtcatccccctgtttagcccagatgcctgtctgtcactcggtgtcccttcccatccacctagaatcttccaccctGGACGCCGGGTGATTGGTaaaggacctgggacccttcccctgtctgtccttcattggatgtacccccgtatcccACCACCCTTGAACTCCCTGCggttttaccccattggctgttCGGTTTTCCCCCATTCCGTATTTAGTTCGTTTGCGCGGTTCGTTTCCTgctttcttctggctggctcAAGCGCGTTCCGCCCCACCCGTGCCTTTCCAGCAAATGCCGGCGCAGCACGCCTGGTCCCCTTCAAGTTATtgtattccccgttggattacaataaacTGAATTCGcccccagagaaagactctcCTCTTAATTCGCCGTGGGGTCGCTGACTGCTCTCTGGAACTCCAATAGTGCTTcccaaagcccgcgagggtCCAGCGAGAAGCGCTAGAAACCTGCCCgcccctctccccagagctagccggggctGAGGAAGGGCGTCGGGGAGAGGAGCACAGACAAAAGTTGTTATACTTCTCTTGGCCCCTCAGCTTGCCACCCTCCTTCCTCCAAgtcattaataaacacatcattTATAGGCAGAACGTAATATTCCAATCAATTTCTACTTGTTTTAGTGGCTGTGTGtaagcagattattttttccagacAACTCATACTCCAGAGGAGTACGAAGGACACACTTCAGACCCTTGTAGTCCCAACATGTGTGGTTTCCTCACGCTGGGAAAGCCTGGAAGCCAGCCGCCTGGCCTGGTGCCAACCAAAACTACGGTCAGTCTAAACACAGCACCGGCAAGTGCTCTCTTGGACACTTCCCTGCTACTGTAGAGTATTCTCTAGCATCCTCCTCAGCAACCGAGATTTTTACACAGTTCCTCAGGCTATTTCCTTCATCTCATCCCTTTCCTCCACTGACAAGATTCAACCAGCCAAGCGCAGTGGAATTAAAGAGAAGCACTTGTGTGACATTACCTTGTGTTACCTGGGCGCTTACACAAGAAGATACATTTTCAAAGTTTTTGAATGCCCaggtgttgggaagggtagataaatatgattgagAACCACAAtagcacagccaggatgaatataacaccccctactggctggacaataaccctcacctacagagggggtctaaaagccaaatggactgttccatctcaccccccagaatgttGGGTTCACCCCACagctgtaaccctcccctgaaacatcaagtgtctgtgaccccattggcccaggtcctgttccagcccaccttggagccccccttgataaggggtctccgcGGGGccggacgccctcttggatcttcccctctcctcctggaacttcctccaggagtccctgctcccctctttgtctctcccctcccccatcacctcaggcccagccacgtgctgctacacagcacgaggcagggccacaatgcatcctgaataaacctcacccccccccaagagcaaccaacagagatctcgcttATATCCGTCCGTGGAAAACCCAATTAAACGTCTTTACACCCAGGGAGGCCCTGGAAATCATCACACCAGGATGCTCTGCAAGGCTTCTCAAGTCAGTTCTTCCCACTTAGTTATATTTATCCTCAcgtgatttttttctgagaaattaaaTATCATCTGAATAGTTGAACTGCTACTAGTTTACTACTGAAAGAAGTAGAAGTATTTGAACCTGCACACATATTTAGTCTAGATATGCAAGTGGTTAGGAATTTTATTCCCTCCTTTCAGGTTACCACAGATATGTAAGCATACATTCTCTATTCATCTTAGGAAAGGCACATTTTCCTTCCAATACAGAGTCTTTTCTCTGTAATATCTATATCACTGTCTGACTGCAGGTTAGTTCTCCTGGTTCTGTGTTCTGCTCTTCTTGAAAAGCACAAGGTCCATAATGATCAGTGGTGGTTTGGCCAAAAGCAAAATGTCACCAGCTTGGACTGAGGGGTGGCTCACACAGGGTGCTGCCACCTCCAGCAAGGTCTGGGCTCATAAAGCCCCACTGAACATAATGGGAAGTGACAGAACTCAGCATCTCTCAGGAGGCAAGCAGCATCCCACAGAAAGAGAAGTCTGcttttcacacacaaaaaaccttGCTTTCTGCAGAATGCCTAcaccaaaaataaatttgttgtCTGAAAATTTGCAATTATAATTAGCAGTGCTGTTATTAATGCAATATCCTGAGGGGGTGGTGGATTTTGAGTCAATTGCTGAGATGACAGAAGCAAGTTAAGTGCTTGATAAAGCATCCCAGGAAGAAATTTCCTGAAATACTCAGAATCTAAGTTTTACAAAAGTGGCATGTGCAGCATTGCTGAAGTCAAGATGAGGAACAAGATATTCTGCTTGGTACTGTATCTCTTCTATACAATGATGGCAAGTGTTGCTCTCAAACATGTGGGCAAAATAGTCTCTTGTTCCACCTGTTCAGCCCCTGCATGCGATCACATTAATTCAGGGTCAGTTGCCTcttcagagctggcagcagaatgcagtaATTTAAAACCCCCCTCTGGTGCCTAAAGAAAATACCAAACACAGCTGAGAATTCAAATTTTCTTCATATCTGGAAGAAGCAGGAAACCAGTTTTCATGTGTTCCCGTGCAAGCATCTGGTTTTCACTCGTAGCAGTCACCTGCGCTTACAAAAGCTCCAGTTCACCATATCTACTAGAAATATTGAAGGCTAAATTGTCATCTTATTATCTCAATTTAACACATTGTCACTGGGCCCGGGCAAGGGACTACAGCAGATCCCAGTGGAAGCTTTTCCTATAACTAGTAATTCTAGACATTAACAGAAATGCTAAAATTGCCACTTACATTTTACTATAATTTAAACCATCTAAATTGCCTCTGCTCTGTTCAGTATTGCAGTAAAGCAATCCTAGTGATGCCAGGAAGCAATGAAAGAGCTGTCTTCAGTTATTTCCTTCCAAATGCTTTTGAATGAGGAGGGTAACCATGACCAGAGAAGTTGAGAAGCAAACACTCTGAGCTacatttttcctgtttggtGATATTTTGATGCTGTTTTCATGAACTGCAGGGCTCTTCCACATAGCTAATCTCTTGCAGGTCATCAGTCACACAGGAGATCATATAGCATGAGAAATTCAATTGATGAAAGATAATATGTATAACTGTGGGAGGTGAGATTACCAAATATTGCTAAATTGCATTGCACAACGAATCTGCAGTTACCCTGTgaagaaatgaataaaaaaaccacaaaacaaaacaaacaaaaatagaatttaaCAAAATTTCACTTAGGAGATAAACTCTGTAGAAAGCCCACTGaccttttttacatttttgtttacATCAACCAAGTTGAACTGGAAGATGTGGTCCTTCGTCCCAACTAGCAGCCGGCCCCTCTCCTCATCTAGGAGCAGGGTTCGAAAATCAAGTCCctctgctgagcccaggaaTGGGATGCAGCTGTTTGAAAGCAGCAAGACTgtgggaaaatgaagaaaatcttTATAATCAAAATGTTTATATATGACTCATCAGTGtcttttataaatatatgcaaCTATAAATATATGCAACCAGCATGGAGTATACCAGCGAGATAAGTGCAGTCTTGGAGTATGACTTTCCAGAGTAATAATACAGTTCCCATTAACTTTGGGGttctctgggcttttttttttttttttacttccaaaCTGGGTAATATTTactttcacaaaatatttttctatgtaaaattttctttataattatCTGTATGGTATAGAAGAATCAGAAATTCAACATCAATTAGAAACCACTAAAGACAGATCTTTGCAAAATGTGTGCTatatctttccttctttctaaaAAACTAATTACATTTATATTATCATACACATGCTCAACGATCAATACCTCACCATATTTGGTGCTCCAAAtataaagcagcaaaaaaagtcAATGCCAGCCAAGAATAATTAGGAGTAGGAAATAGTGGATAGGGACATTTGAAGATAATCCAGTTCAACTCCCTCAGTATGAGGACAAACATCTTTCACTAGATCAGCTTGGTCAAAGCCCCACCTAacatggccttgaacacttccagggatcgggcatccacaacttctctgggcaacttgtacCAGTTTCCTACCACTCTCATAATGgaaaatgtctttcttatatCCCGTTTCTATCTACACTCTCACAATTTAAAACTACTGTCCCTTGCCTTGTCAATAaagactttggaaaaaaattattgctcATATCTTTTACAAGCCCCCTTTATATATTGGAAGGCTACAATTAGGTCTCCTCAGAGCCTTCTTGTTTCCTGGTGGAACAACACCAAACttctcagcctgtcctcataTGGAAGGTGTTACAGCTCTCTGACCATTACCAGGGCTCTTCTCAAGGTTCATTCCAAAGTTCATGTCTTTCTTGAACTGAATGCCCCAGAACTGAATGtaggtggggtctcaccacaGCAGACTGCAGAGGCAGATTCCCCTCCCTCTATCTGCTGAACACACTTCTTGTGGTACAGCCCAGGGTACAGCTGGCTTTGCAGGCTGTgagcacacactgctggctcatatccattttttttttttttcatttaccaGTATTGCCAAATCCttgtctgcagggctgcattCAACCTAGTCATCACACAATCTATTCATCATCCAGTCTGTGTTGATATCAAggattgccctgacccaggtgtAGGatcttgcacttggccttgttgaacttcacaTTGCTTACACAGGCCTCCTTCTCCAGCCAAACAAGGGATCTTCAAAGACAATTTATTCCAATTAAATGAGAATGGTATAGTAAGGGGAACATCCAGTAGCAACACTTCTAAGATccctattaaaataaaaaatttgacACTAAATTTTTACTGCGAATTAACAGTAGATTCAAATATCTTTCAAAAggtaattaagaaaaaaatgatgcTCTGTGAAACTAATGAAAGAATCtataaaactgcaaaaaaaattctgtaacatTCTGCCTAATGAATATTCTGTGGACATAATTCTGTATGAGGACACAAACAACATAGAGAAAAGAGCACAAGGATAGTTAAGTCTTGTTAGGTAGTCATGactttggggaaaagaaaataaacatgtgAATCAGTTCTTCCACAAGCAAACTCTCCAAGCTAAACTATTCAGAAATCATCAGATAGAAAGGCAAATCCTGTATTTAACTGACATAAAATTAAGGGTATTTCCACCTTCCTGGCACTGGATGGATAATGTAGCATTCCTGCTAGAAAAGCCAGACTTACTGCAAAAGTCATTTGCACATCCTGATCATTATGAAAATTAGGGCcagtgttttggaaaaaaagtcttaaatgaaataaaaggaaaaaaaccccacccaaacaTTTTTATCCACAAACCATATGACAGGCAAAAATATTAAGTTCTGGTGCTACCTAATAAACAGCActctggaaggaaaaatattttatcattaatAATCTATCTGGAATAtaattatgattatttttttggCTCAGTCACTTCTACTTAAGTTTGTGTGCATTTGTCTGGCTCAGTGCAGGGTGTTGTTAAGGTACAATCTGAAAACAGATTGTCATGCACTGACACTCCTAGTCCCCTAGGTGAGATTTATTTGGcagttctttggaaaaaaaatcctgcttcaCATTGAAAAATGATATCCTATGCTAGGCATTACACTGCTATACATCAGCACTGTCCTCTCTCACATATATTTTGTGAAGACAAAGATGTCAGGGTTTGTTTTCTAAACTAGTAACactttaaaagctttgtttATTAATTGCTAGCAAGATCACTTAGGAGCAGCTTATGGTTAAGATGGTACTATAAAAACCTCAGTCCTCACCTGTAGGACACAAATAACTAACATACAGAATATGagggaaaattccttcccatCTGCAGACACAGGCAATTTGATCTAAGGAAGGATAAATTATATGCTTGTGCAAATAAAAGCACGGGCCTTCGCAAGAGTGTCAATTGCAAAAATATGTGGATTTGATTCTCATCATACATGAAGAACGATGTCTGAGACTGCTCTCTACTTCCCATTTCCTTCTTGTTTGAAAGGAAGATCTCTGAAACGTCTATTCCAAATGGACATTTCTCATCTGTTGTTTAAGAGTTCCAGAATTTATCAGTAAAAAACCCCACCTAGAAGAGCTACAACAGTGAAGGAAAATGCTGCCTCATGACTGAAATGCCCAAGTGGGAATAAGCCCTGTGTGATGCTTTGTACAATCATTTATTTCACTACATCATAAGGAAAACATCCGCAGAGTATTCCAGATTGAAATGACAACACTACTTCTCCTTTCTTACTGATGTAGATGACAACACAAGCTGCAAAGCAATGAAGAACCAGGTTTGGCCAGTCATTTACTATTGAAAACAGCTTGGGAGTAAAAGTCTGAGCATGACCATTGATAAGATTGTAACTGTAACATGACCTAATAAAACTTCACAAGTAAACATTAACAGAGGGTTGATTAAATTGCAGCCAAATTAATCACTGGTCACACTTCATAAAACAACACAATCCAATCTTATGTGTTGATATTTCCCTTCACAATGAGACATATTTACTATCACTGAGGATATTACACTGGAAAAATGTACTGTGAAAAGCACATTTCCCAATGATTTTCAAGCTTAGAGCAAGCTGTCAGTTTGAATCACTGCATCTCTGTAGCCTGGCTAACACAGAACAAGCATTCTCACAAGTAACAAAGTTAGCTACAGGGATGGCCTTTCATGAGTACATGTTCAGCACTCAGTTTTATAGTCtcattttgctgttttcctccaAATTAAATCATTTTTTCCAGCTTGGTGATTAAATAAGCATCCAGCTAACTCCCCTTCTGGGTTAATATTTCACTGCTGAGTGGTAGAAGCTGGAATAGTGactgggttttatttatttagcacAGTATCTCAGTGGACTTGGCTTAAAACAGCATGGTCATTGCTTACTTAAAAAATATCCAGCAGCATAGCCACAGAAAAGGCTTCAAGAGTAAAAATGTCATTCTGTTTTGATAAcacatatttgtatttataaaacATATTTAGACTTCTTAGCATCAAGTCACATGTGTGGTGATCATGCCACCATTCCTCAACTCCAGCATGGTGCAGGAATGCAGCAATGTGGAACCAGCTTGGCTGAGACTCAGAATTCCCTTTGTGACCAGTTAcagacattttttaaagacaagCTACAGCTAAAATAGCAGAAAGAGAACATCTCAACATCTTTCAAAACAGTTACATCTAATGACACCTTTGAAGGACGCTGAAACTAATGGCTgtataaatttcaaaatatatacAGCAAAAAACAGATGTTGCCTCACTTTCCTTTAGGTAGGATCAAGTCCTTTCTCATGTTGGAGAGTACACATAAAGATTTACATGGGCACTGTAGAAATTCTCAACCAAACTTTTCAGATAAAGTATTTATAGCATGACTGCAGTGATTTATCCAATTCCTAAGGTATTCTGAGTGTAAAATTGACCAGATGACCCCAGATGCATTGGTACAAAGGCAAAGAGAATAAATACTTCTAAACTACTACGAATCTCTACTATTACTGCAAGgtgtaaattatatttttttagctGCATCTCACCATGGGTAAAGCTGTGCATGCAAAGTGGCTCTCATTGCTATACAATCTTATACAGCCCTGGTGGAAAAGTTTATATTCATAGACCAGCAGGGCCTCTCCAAAAGGACACAGATAACCAGGAagtgagaaaacagaaaaattactttctgcTGTCCCAATTTTGTGTCAAAACCTTGGTTATGGGAAGCCAAATAAAGATGTATTAAATCACATGTTTTGCAGTTAGAGACTTCTCTGTCTTCATCTTTTAGGACTGATTGTTCCCTAGGAGCATATAAAAGTGACTGTGtaaaaaaaacttttccaaAGATGgctaaaaaaaattcagaagtaCTCTGCTCCAAAATGTCAGGTACTTCAGGGCATTTTCACTTCAAACTTCAAGCATTTCTATGGAAATGCTCAAGAGACAGCATACTTAATATATCCAACATCTCTGTTTGCAAAGAGTCTTTATTTCAGATAGAAGTATAGGAAGGACATTCTCTAAGATACAGAGGGTTATGTACAAGAAATGACACATTACAGGCAATTTGAGAAACTTATCTTCTTTTATTAGTTTCTCAAACATAGATATTCAAGTATTATTTAAAAGCAGACAAGCAACTGGGGGGATTCTCTAAACTAAGGGTAATTCTCTAAACTAAGGGTTTAAACTAATCTAGTCTAAACTCAAGGCCACTCAGAGAAGTGTCTGCACAACGAATCCATGTGCTGCAGCATCTTccttctgcaggagcaggaaagcagcttcAGGATTGCCAGGGACAAATGCAACCATCACAAAGAGTCCACATCGCAGCAATCAGCTATGAACTTCTCCATCAGAGCTTTGTGCAGGGAACTCCTCTCAGTGTTGGAGAGCAGCATCCAGAGGCGAAAGTACAGCTGCTCACAAGCCTCCATCACCTTTCTGTGGGCATCTGGATCTCGGGCCAGGTACTCAAAGAGGTTGAGCGGCTCAACCTTTCGCATTGCTGGCGGCAAGCTGATCTCTGCAGGAAGCTTCTCATTGCCTAGAACAAAATGGCCCAGGTGTTTCCATTTCAGGCAGAACTTCAGGAACACCATGATGTCCCACAGCCGCAGTGGAAATTCCTTCCTGTGCCAGTAGACCTGCGGTATGATGTTTAACACGTGCATGACCAGAGTCTTCCAGGTAGAGGTGGAAAAACCTGTGCCGCTCAGCATGCAGGTGAAGAGCTGCAGGTATTTCAGGTGCAACCTCTTACACGGTATCTGCCTGGCAATGTGCTGGAAGAATTTTGCTTCTGCCACAGCGAATGTCTCAGGCCACGCTGTGCTTGCGAGGTTACTGGAGTTGCCTTTCTGGGCCTCTGTGGGCTGGTTGACCACAAAGATGTCAGAGTCCCCTTGGCGCACACCAAAAAGCATCTCCACTGACAGGGTCCTCTTGCCTCTGCTCAGCTGGAATTGGCAGGAccagctgcagggctgaaaCACCAAGTGCCATGAGTATGACTGAGGCACATGCAGCCACGAGCATCTCACCATCTGGAAGAACCAGTGGGAGGTTTTCTCCACATCCAGGTAGGAGACGGTGCAGAGTGTCTCCAGGAGGCTGCGCTGCTGCTTCCGCCGCAGCTCCTCCTGCGAGTGGTGCAGGAGGCACAACAGCTTCTcgcccagctgctccctctcGCATGTACACACCAGCTCCACACGGACGCTGAAGGTCCTTGCTGCCCTCTGCCCTGCAGTGTTTGGCTCTAGGTGGAAGGTGTGCCCTGGCGGGGGATTCAGTGGGACCAGAACATGGTACACCCCATCCCACTCATGGGGACTCCAGCCCTCAAAGGCGCTGCCCACCCCAATGGCTTCTTGAGGCACAGGCTTGAAGCTATTGCTCACGCTGTCCACAAAGACACGCGTGAAGCTCTCCATCAGCTCAGCTATCACTGAGCAGCCTCTCTCCAGGTCCTCCACAGGCCACTCTATACCATCCACTAAAAGGATGTCCTGCTCATTCCCAGCATCTTGGGTGTCTTCTCTGTCTTCAAGTCCACCACTGGCACTTTCTTCCCTGCCACCATCACTGCCACCTTTTTCACTGGCAGCCACATTACCTTGTTCCTCTTCTTGTCTATCCTTATTCTTGTTTCCCTCCACATTCACATCAGCCTGTTCTTCATCCTTGTTTCTATCATTGCCATCTTCTTCTATCACATCCTTATTTGCTTCCTCAGGTGCAGGAAAACCACTGTGGGCAATTTCATTCCCACATTCATTGCTATCTTCCTGCCCAGTCCAGTCTTTGCTTCTCTGGTCATTGGCACCTCTGCTTTCCTGCACC
It encodes:
- the LOC116806934 gene encoding uncharacterized protein, producing the protein MALLSLLFVLVQSLIQYPQPAGDGLDEATHQRMCEHQELLDREMARLLQELEQGPLEQQDEGWGAVLFGALQQWPFWVLAGVLLLLGLWLGCRRRSCEARSSSKDQSSCKTLGDERITEQEKDTADPEEGGEDGDMTLEADDSGTENDREGSPVAADDGDKDDAIEGNYDVKMNKDSDVNSGTYDVKEDSDVGNGYDLKKEGQSDRDVPGDTIAEGNEEEPGNVAGNKDLDEANEGENKDVQVDQDKDTGKEEGEGNEKKTNSATIKASNNTDVNEGEDNVDGTKEYMDVKVQESRGANDQRSKDWTGQEDSNECGNEIAHSGFPAPEEANKDVIEEDGNDRNKDEEQADVNVEGNKNKDRQEEEQGNVAASEKGGSDGGREESASGGLEDREDTQDAGNEQDILLVDGIEWPVEDLERGCSVIAELMESFTRVFVDSVSNSFKPVPQEAIGVGSAFEGWSPHEWDGVYHVLVPLNPPPGHTFHLEPNTAGQRAARTFSVRVELVCTCEREQLGEKLLCLLHHSQEELRRKQQRSLLETLCTVSYLDVEKTSHWFFQMVRCSWLHVPQSYSWHLVFQPCSWSCQFQLSRGKRTLSVEMLFGVRQGDSDIFVVNQPTEAQKGNSSNLASTAWPETFAVAEAKFFQHIARQIPCKRLHLKYLQLFTCMLSGTGFSTSTWKTLVMHVLNIIPQVYWHRKEFPLRLWDIMVFLKFCLKWKHLGHFVLGNEKLPAEISLPPAMRKVEPLNLFEYLARDPDAHRKVMEACEQLYFRLWMLLSNTERSSLHKALMEKFIADCCDVDSL